The following are from one region of the Fusarium keratoplasticum isolate Fu6.1 chromosome 4, whole genome shotgun sequence genome:
- a CDS encoding WSC domain-containing protein — protein MLNYLLIAAFGAIAVLGQTSYGSEPEPFKYWGCATVDAAGFSEPVQFPSGVLSHESCQAACAGHIFAAVSPDACRCGNDPDAIHAVDEGSCNHPCFENPDSPMCGGICPEGKPRISTLFIIDTVFLQDEVLPERVNPENPAVPANNTPVPPLMEQSAASSALAEEVSETEISPPEIGVSQVLPPPTDAPLPPPETSAPAPPSASTPGESLPSTSVSEPESTIPVPPTILLSTSTSPQENPPATSASDISSSTLATDIPPDSSVESVTSETLLTETLPEPIPSITPNRNDGPVPSQVLVSESSQFEVPVLTALGELLLIAVMIA, from the exons ATGCTCAACTACCTTTTGATCGCCGCCTTTGGGGCCATCGCCGTCCTTGGCCAGACCTCGTACGGGTCCGAACCCGAGCCGTTCAAATACTGGGGCTGCGCTACAGTCGATGCAGCGGGCTTCAGTGAACCCGTCCAGTTTCCTTCTGGCGTCTTGAGCCATGAATCCTGCCAGGCAGCTTGTGCAGGCCACATCTTTGCTGCAGTGTCTCCTGA TGCTTGTCGTTGCGGAAACGACCCCGATGCGATCCATGCTGTTGACGAGGGCTCCTGCAACCATCCCTGCTTCGAGAATCCCGACTCTCCTATGTGCGGCGGGATCTGCCCGGAGGGAAAGCCAAGAATCTCTACCTTGTTCATCATTGATACTGTATTTCTACAGGACGAGGTTCTTCCCGAGCGAGTCAACCCAGAGAATCCAGCAGTTCCGGCCAACAACACTCCTGTACCCCCGTTAATGGAGCAATCCGCTGCGTCGAGCGCCCTCGCGGAGGAGGTCTCTGAGACAGAGATATCACCTCCCGAGATTGGGGTGTCACAGGTACTTCCTCCGCCAACTGATGCTCCCCTACCCCCTCCGGAGACGTCAGCCCCTGCGCCTCCATCGGCTTCAACACCTGGTGAATCCCTGCCCAGCACTTCAGTGAGCGAGCCAGAGTCAACTATTCCAGTGCCGCCTACCATTCTCCTCTCGACCAGCACCTCGCCTCAGGAAAACCCTCCTGCAACATCCGCCTCGGATATATCCAGCTCGACTTTGGCCACCGATATTCCACCCGACTCTTCCGTGGAGTCCGTCACTAGCGAGACCCTTCTGACAGAAACTCTTCCTGAGCCTATTCCCTCGATTACGCCAAACAGAAATGACGGACCTGTGCCTTCCCAGGTCCTTGTGTCCGAGTCGAGCCAGTTCGAGGTCCCGGTCCTTACGGCACTGGGCGAGCTGCTCCTGATTGCTGTTATGATTGCATAA